Proteins from one Coffea arabica cultivar ET-39 chromosome 8c, Coffea Arabica ET-39 HiFi, whole genome shotgun sequence genomic window:
- the LOC113706373 gene encoding pleiotropic drug resistance protein 1-like produces the protein METAESFRISSLRLSSSNLWTNTVIEEFSRSTREEEDEEAALKWAALERLPTFKRLRIGILEEEEGEKREIDVRKLGPLEKRSVVERLIKTAEEDNERFLLKFRERIDRVGIELPTIEVRFEHLNVEAEAYVGSRALPTIFNYSVNMFEGFLNYLHILPKRKKPFLILRDVSGIVKPGRMTLLLGPPSSGKTTLLLALAGKLHSDLKVSGTVTYNGHAMNGFVPQRSSAYISQHDLHIGELTVRETIAFSARCQGVGPRQEIGAELLRREKEANIKPDPDLDIYMKSLVLKGQESHVATEYVLKILGLDVCADTLVGDQMIRGISGGQKKRVTTAEMLVGPAKALFMDEISTGLDSSTTFQIVNAINQFIHILGGTAVISLLQPPPETYELFDDIILLSDGEIVYQGPREDVLEFFEYMGFKCPERKGVADFLQEVTSKKDQEQYWIRRDEPYNFVSARQFSEAFQSFHVGSKLHDELTVPFDKSKGHPAALTTEKYGVGRMELLRACASREFLLMKRNAFVHIFKMAQLILIAMIFMTIFLRTEMHKSTITDGGIYMGALFFTLYAIMFNAFSELSLSILKLPVFYKQRDLLFFPAWAYSIPTWILKFPITLVQIAIWISLTYYVVGFDPDGGRFFRQFILLICIHQMSLALFRFMAALGRDMIVANTFGAFTILAVLVLGGFILSRDDIKAWWIWGYWISPLMYGQNAISVNEFLGNSWRHVPEGFREPLGVSVLKSRGVFPEARWYWIGVGAVFGYVFLFNFLNTLALTYLNPIGKHQAVLSLEEKPNSSAETSTDAPKSMSSRLKSPGIGNPDEGDRSKKKGMVIPFEPLAMTFNDLRYAVDMPQEMKTRGISEDRLLLLKGVSGAFRPGILTALMGVSGAGKTTLMDVLAGRKTGGYIEGTITISGYPKKQETFTRVAGYCEQFDIHSPHVTVHESLQYSAWLRLPPDIDAEARKTFIEEVMKLVELTPLREALVGLPGVNGLSTEQRKRLTIAVELVANPSIIFMDEPTSGLDARAAAIVMRTVRNTVDTGRTVVCTIHQPSIDIFDAFDELILLKRGGEEIYVGQLGRHSSNLIKYFEGINRVSKIKDGYNPATWMLEVTSIAQEAALGIDFAQLYKNSELYRRNKALIEELSKPAPGSKELYFPTQYPQPFYNQFLASLWKQHWSYWRNPRYSAVRLFYTVIIALMFGTIFWDLGTKRKKRQDLFNAMGSMYAAVLFIGILNSTSVQPIVATERTVFYRERAAGMYSAVPHALAQMVIELPYILVQAFSYGAIVYAMIGFQWTATKFFWYLFFMYITLLYYTFYGMMSVAVTPNQNIAAVVSSAFYAIWNLFSGFIIPRTRIPVWWRWYYYLCPVSWTLYGLVASQFGDIKEELDTGDRVEDFIRSYFGFRHDFLGYVAVIIVGFAVLFGFIFAISIKLFNFQKR, from the exons ATGGAAACTGCTGAATCTTTCAGAATCAGTAGCTTAAGGCTAAGCAGTTCCAACTTATGGACAAACACAGTCATAGAAGAATTTTCGAGGTCTACACgagaggaagaagatgaagaagcaGCACTAAAATGGGCTGCTTTAGAGAGACTTCCAACATTCAAACGTCTGAGAATTGGCATACTAGAAGAAGAAGAGGGTGAGAAAAGAGAGATTGATGTGAGAAAGCTTGGACCTTTAGAGAAAAGGAGTGTAGTAGAGAGGTTGATCAAAACTGCAGAGGAAGATAACGAAAGGTTTCTTTTGAAGTTCAGAGAACGCATTGACAG AGTTGGTATTGAGCTTCCAACTATTGAAGTTCGCTTTGAGCATCTAAATGTTGAAGCAGAAGCTTATGTTGGCAGTAGAGCTCTGCCTACAATATTCAACTACTCTGTAAATATGTTTGAG GGATTCCTAAATTATCTCCATATCCTtccgaaaagaaagaaacccttTCTGATCCTCCGTGATGTCAGTGGAATTGTTAAACCTGGAAG AATGACACTGCTCTTAGGCCCTCCAAGTTCAGGGAAAACCACACTATTGCTAGCTCTGGCAGGAAAACTTCATTCTGATCTCAAA GTTTCTGGAACTGTGACATACAATGGCCACGCAATGAATGGGTTTGTTCCTCAAAGATCATCAGCCTATATAAGTCAGCATGATCTTCATATAGGAGAACTAACAGTGAGGGAAACAATAGCCTTTTCTGCAAGAtgccaaggagttggacctcgTCAAG AAATTGGGGCAGAACTTTTGAGAAGAGAAAAGGAAGCAAATATTAAGCCAGACCCTGATCTTGATATATATATGAAG TCATTAGTCCTCAAAGGGCAAGAGTCCCATGTTGCAACTGAGTATGTTCTGAAG ATTTTGGGACTTGATGTCTGTGCTGATACACTGGTGGGGGATCAAATGATACGAGGGATCTCCGGAGGACAAAAAAAACGCGTGACAACAG CGGAAATGCTGGTCGGACCAGCTAAGGCACTATTTATGGACGAGATATCTACTGGTTTAGACAGTTCAACAACTTTTCAGATAGTGAATGCAATCAATCAATTCATCCACATTCTCGGAGGAACTGCAGTCATCTCCCTCTTACAGCCTCCACCAGAAACTTATGAGTTATTTGATGACATAATTCTGCTATCAGACGGTGAAATTGTGTATCAGGGGCCCCGTGAAGATGTACTTGAATTCTTTGAATACATGGGTTTCAAATGCCCTGAGAGAAAAGGAGTTGCTGATTTCCTTCAAGAA GTAACTTCGAAGAAAGATCAAGAACAATACTGGATACGCAGAGATGAGCCTTACAATTTTGTTTCTGCTAGACAATTCTCAGAAGCATTTCAATCATTCCATGTTGGAAGTAAACTACATGATGAACTTACCGTTCCTTTTGATAAATCAAAAGGACATCCTGCTGCTCTGACAACTGAAAAGTATGGAGTTGGCAGGATGGAGCTTCTGAGGGCCTGTGCATCCAGAGAATTCCTACTCATGAAGAGGAATGCATTTGTCCACATATTCAAGATGGCACAA CTTATTTTGATTGCAATGATCTTCATGACTATATTTCTGCGAACTGAGATGCACAAAAGTACCATAACAGATGGTGGAATTTACATGGGGGCCCTGTTTTTCACTTTATATGCAATCATGTTCAATGCATTCTCAGAGCTTTCCCTCAGTATTTTGAAGCTTCCTGTTTTCTACAAGCAACGAGACCTTCTCTTCTTCCCTGCATGGGCATATTCTATTCCTACGTGGATCCTCAAGTTCCCAATTACACTTGTTCAAATTGCCATTTGGATATCTTTGACTTATTACGTTGTTGGATTTGATCCTGATGGTGGAAG GTTTTTCAGACAGTTTATTCTTCTCATCTGCATTCACCAGATGTCCTTAGCACTCTTTCGCTTTATGGCTGCACTAGGAAGAGACATGATAGTTGCAAACACCTTTGGAGCATTCACAATACTTGCTGTACTTGTCCTAGGAGGATTCATTCTATCAAGAG ATGACATCAAAGCTTGGTGGATATGGGGTTACTGGATCTCACCTTTGATGTACGGGCAGAATGCTATTTCTGTAAATGAATTTCTAGGAAACAGTTGGAGACAT GTTCCTGAAGGTTTCAGGGAGCCACTAGGTGTTTCAGTCTTAAAGTCTCGTGGTGTTTTTCCAGAAGCACGGTGGTATTGGATAGGAGTAGGAGCCGTTTTTGGATATGtgttcctcttcaatttcctgAACACTTTGGCTCTTACATACCTCAACC CAATCGGAAAACATCAGGCGGTACTatctttggaagaaaaaccgAACAGTAGTGCTG AAACCAGTACAGATGCTCCAAAAAGCATGTCATCCAGGTTGAAGTCTCCTGGAATAGGCAATCCTGATGAAGGTGATAGAAGCAAGAAGAAGGGAATGGTTATTCCCTTTGAACCTCTTGCTATGACCTTCAACGATTTAAGATATGCAGTAGATATGCCGCAG GAAATGAAAACTCGTGGTATATCTGAGGATCGGCTACTTCTCTTGAAGGGTGTCAGTGGAGCTTTTAGACCGGGGATTCTAACAGCTTTAATGGGCGTTAGTGGGGCTGGAAAAACTACCCTGATGGATGTATTAGCCGGTAGAAAAACAGGAGGATATATTGAAGGAACAATTACTATATCAGGTTATccaaagaaacaagaaacaTTCACTCGTGTAGCAGGATACTGTGAGCAATTTGACATTCACTCTCCTCATGTTACTGTCCACGAGTCCTTGCAATACTCAGCATGGCTTCGACTGCCTCCTGACATCGATGCTGAAGCCAGAAAG ACATTCATTGAAGAAGTCATGAAGCTCGTGGAGCTGACTCCACTTAGAGAAGCACTAGTTGGTTTGCCAGGAGTAAATGGTCTTTCAACTGAGCAACGAAAGAGGTTAACTATTGCGGTTGAACTAGTGGCCAATCCATCCATAATATTCATGGATGAGCCAACTTCAGGGCTGGATGCAAGGGCAGCTGCCATAGTGATGAGAACAGTAAGAAACACGGTTGATACAGGCCGAACTGTTGTGTGCACTATCCATCAGCCAAGCATTGACATCTTTGATGCTTTTGATGAG CTGATTCTCCTAAAACGAGGAGGAGAAGAAATATACGTTGGCCAACTAGGACGCCATTCATCTAATCTCATCAAATATTTTGAG GGGATTAATCGAGTCAGCAAAATAAAAGATGGTTATAACCCTGCGACTTGGATGTTGGAGGTGACATCAATTGCACAGGAAGCTGCTCTTGGAATTGATTTCGCACAGCTGTACAAGAACTCTGAACTGTATAG GAGGAACAAAGCATTAATAGAGGAACTGAGTAAACCTGCCCCTGGTTCTAAAGAATTATACTTCCCTACTCAGTATCCCCAGCCCTTTTACAACCAATTCCTTGCTAGCCTCTGGAAGCAGCACTGGTCATACTGGCGAAATCCAAGATACTCAGCAGTCAGACTTTTTTACACAGTAATCATTGCCTTAATGTTTGGAACAATATTCTGGGATCTTGGCACTAAAAG GAAAAAAAGACAAGATCTCTTTAATGCAATGGGCTCCATGTATGCGGCCGTTCTGTTTATCGGTATACTAAATTCTACATCAGTTCAACCAATTGTAGCCACTGAGAGAACAGTCTTTTACAGGGAAAGAGCTGCCGGAATGTATTCGGCTGTGCCACATGCTCTTGCACAG ATGGTGATTGAGCTGCCTTACATTCTCGTTCAAGCATTCAGCTATGGAGCTATTGTATATGCAATGATTGGATTCCAATGGACAGCTACCAAGTTCTTTTGGTATCTGTTTTTCATGTACATTACCTTGTTATACTACACATTCTATGGGATGATGTCAGTGGCGGTAACACCCAACCAGAATATTGCTGCAGTAGTTTCATCAGCCTTTTACGCAATATGGAACCTTTTCTCAGGATTTATAATTCCTCGAACG AGAATTCCAGTGTGGTGGAGGTGGTACTATTAcctctgtcctgtctcctggactTTGTATGGCTTAGTTGCTTCACAATTCGGAGACATAAAAGAGGAGCTTGATACAGGTGACAGAGTGGAAGACTTCATTAGGAGCTACTTCGGATTCAGACATGACTTCTTGGGTTATGTTGCAGTAATCATTGTTGGATTTGCAGTGCTTTTCGGCTTCATATTTGCCATCTCCATCAAGCTATTTAACTTTCAGAAAAGGTAA